The following are encoded together in the Candidatus Acidiferrales bacterium genome:
- a CDS encoding polymer-forming cytoskeletal protein: protein MAFKFFSSSAPDPSRPKDSDDWIGFLDRGVLLEGTLNLSGTFRIDGNVKGTIRCEQTLVLGEKAEVEGEIEADQVSVSGRFHGTVRAKTRVEILAKGVVNGELHTPSLVIEPGGVLEGRCHMLAEAESEKTVTIALRRAESHG from the coding sequence ATGGCGTTCAAATTTTTCTCTTCCTCCGCTCCAGATCCTAGCCGTCCCAAGGATAGCGACGATTGGATTGGTTTTCTGGACCGCGGTGTTCTACTGGAAGGCACTTTGAATCTGTCCGGGACGTTCCGCATCGATGGCAATGTCAAAGGCACCATCCGTTGTGAGCAGACGTTGGTGCTGGGGGAGAAGGCTGAGGTGGAAGGGGAGATTGAAGCGGATCAGGTATCGGTCTCGGGTCGGTTCCACGGGACGGTTCGAGCGAAAACGCGGGTCGAAATTCTGGCCAAGGGGGTTGTAAACGGCGAGCTGCACACCCCAAGCTTGGTCATTGAGCCAGGTGGGGTCCTCGAGGGGCGATGCCACATGCTGGCCGAGGCCGAGTCGGAGAAGACCGTGACGATCGCCCTGCGGAGGGCGGAAAGCCACGGCTAA
- the selD gene encoding selenide, water dikinase SelD: MANDVKLTAMTRAAGUAAKLSPSLLDSALERLPKQVNPNVLVGFETRDDAGVYRLSDSVALVQTVDFFTPIVDDPYLYGQIAAANALSDIYAMGGKPISALAVVGFPRAGDAALLETILRGGLVKMEEAGCAVIGGHSIGDEEIKFGYAVTGLIDPGRVWKNVGARPGDMLILTKPLGTGVISTALKKNRASQRALAAATASMLTLNRATAEALAGFDGAIHAVTDITGFGLLGHAHEMAVGSGVSLAFDHRGFAFFEDALEYAREGHLAGGLKNNREYVGECAQFDAIVPEEIQALLFDPQTSGGLLVAMDEGIARPVRQALEARGVSVQRVGRVLEKRSPLMVVS, translated from the coding sequence ATGGCCAACGACGTCAAATTGACGGCGATGACCAGGGCGGCCGGTTGAGCGGCCAAATTGAGTCCAAGTCTATTGGACTCGGCGCTCGAGCGGTTGCCTAAGCAGGTCAATCCAAACGTGCTCGTGGGCTTCGAGACCCGCGATGACGCGGGGGTGTATCGTCTTTCGGACAGCGTGGCGCTCGTGCAGACGGTGGATTTCTTCACTCCCATCGTGGATGACCCATACCTCTACGGTCAAATTGCAGCCGCCAATGCGTTGAGTGACATCTACGCCATGGGCGGCAAGCCGATTTCGGCGCTGGCGGTGGTGGGGTTTCCGCGGGCGGGTGATGCGGCGCTGCTCGAAACGATTCTTCGCGGCGGGCTGGTCAAGATGGAGGAAGCGGGATGCGCGGTGATCGGCGGGCACAGCATCGGCGATGAGGAGATCAAGTTTGGCTACGCGGTCACCGGCTTGATTGACCCGGGGCGCGTTTGGAAGAACGTGGGCGCCCGGCCGGGCGACATGTTGATCCTGACCAAACCGCTCGGCACGGGCGTGATCTCGACCGCGCTCAAAAAGAACCGGGCCAGCCAGCGGGCGCTCGCTGCTGCCACCGCCTCCATGCTCACGCTCAACCGAGCTACGGCGGAAGCGTTGGCCGGGTTTGACGGCGCGATCCACGCCGTGACCGACATCACCGGCTTCGGCCTGCTCGGCCACGCCCATGAGATGGCCGTAGGCAGCGGCGTGAGCCTGGCCTTTGACCACCGTGGGTTCGCGTTTTTTGAAGACGCGCTCGAGTACGCGCGGGAAGGCCACCTGGCCGGAGGACTCAAGAACAACCGCGAATACGTCGGTGAGTGCGCGCAGTTTGACGCGATTGTCCCGGAAGAGATCCAGGCGCTGCTCTTCGACCCCCAGACTTCGGGTGGGCTGCTGGTGGCGATGGACGAAGGCATTGCCCGGCCGGTTCGGCAGGCGCTGGAAGCTCGCGGAGTCAGCGTGCAGCGGGTCGGCCGCGTGCTGGAAAAACGCTCTCCTCTGATGGTCGTCAGTTAG
- a CDS encoding DUF6463 family protein produces the protein MRRVSGILLIAIGLLHSLALVMPGAIGFQGIWREIAQAGFLDAVSSKSLRIWGYYWFLIPGFLMIVFGLLCHWVEHRLNHPVSAVVGWALFVLTVFGAVLDTNTGFWLVMAVAINIIVAAHRAGRTASPATN, from the coding sequence ATGCGTAGGGTCAGCGGTATCCTGCTTATCGCCATCGGCCTTCTCCACAGCCTCGCCCTGGTCATGCCGGGAGCGATCGGGTTTCAAGGAATCTGGAGGGAGATTGCTCAGGCGGGTTTTCTCGACGCGGTCTCGTCCAAATCTCTACGGATATGGGGCTACTACTGGTTCCTCATACCCGGTTTCTTGATGATCGTTTTCGGCCTCCTTTGTCATTGGGTTGAGCATCGCCTCAACCATCCTGTGTCGGCGGTTGTGGGTTGGGCGCTGTTTGTTCTCACTGTATTTGGCGCAGTGCTGGACACCAATACCGGTTTCTGGCTTGTGATGGCGGTGGCCATCAACATCATCGTGGCGGCCCACCGCGCAGGGCGGACTGCTTCGCCAGCAACTAACTGA